One Mycolicibacterium crocinum DNA window includes the following coding sequences:
- the ispD gene encoding 2-C-methyl-D-erythritol 4-phosphate cytidylyltransferase — protein sequence MTPLRGSVSDTVAVVTAAGSGERLGAGIPKAFVDLGGQTMLERAVEGLLASGVIDRVVVAAPADRVDETKLLLDGRATVVAGGPERPETVRRALDAIGDPEFVLVHDAARPLTPVEQIRRVVAALREGLRAVIPVLPVTDTIKAVDANGAVLGTPERSGLRAVQTPQGFETTLLRRAYERAGGAAVTDDASLVEYLGTPVHTVAGDTLAFKITTPLDLQLAQALLSS from the coding sequence CTGACTCCCCTGAGGGGTTCGGTGTCGGACACGGTCGCGGTCGTCACGGCCGCTGGTTCCGGTGAACGGCTGGGCGCGGGTATCCCGAAAGCTTTCGTGGATCTCGGTGGCCAAACCATGCTCGAACGCGCCGTGGAAGGGTTGCTGGCCTCCGGCGTGATCGACCGAGTGGTGGTGGCCGCCCCGGCCGACCGGGTCGACGAAACCAAACTGCTGCTCGACGGCCGTGCCACGGTCGTCGCGGGCGGTCCGGAGCGTCCGGAAACCGTCCGGCGTGCACTGGATGCGATCGGCGATCCGGAATTCGTTCTCGTGCACGACGCCGCCCGTCCGCTGACGCCGGTCGAACAGATCAGGCGGGTGGTCGCCGCCCTTCGCGAGGGTCTGCGAGCGGTCATCCCGGTCCTGCCCGTGACTGACACCATCAAGGCTGTCGACGCCAACGGCGCGGTGCTCGGGACGCCCGAGCGGTCCGGGCTGCGTGCCGTGCAGACCCCGCAGGGATTCGAAACCACGCTGCTTCGCCGCGCCTACGAGCGTGCCGGTGGCGCCGCCGTCACCGATGACGCCTCGCTGGTCGAGTACCTGGGCACCCCGGTGCACACCGTCGCCGGTGACACCCTGGCCTTCAAGATCACCACCCCGTTGGATCTTCAGCTGGCGCAAGCGCTGTTGAGCTCATGA